A DNA window from Vanacampus margaritifer isolate UIUO_Vmar chromosome 19, RoL_Vmar_1.0, whole genome shotgun sequence contains the following coding sequences:
- the LOC144039038 gene encoding uncharacterized protein LOC144039038 — translation MATDGKKQTTLDRFFGKGEASTSAKVHHYDDRDDDGDKEVDVEAAALTRRQLRPRVKASEASGASAGKRGARPSTSPHEDVQSDDDEEYPESDGYSSEEWVQSDHGESDSDSISSAEDVEDRGSCSQRRPTAKTTKRAAAQSDAPQSEQNKGPSTSGSKKKHPQKSGWHEAGW, via the exons atggcgaccgacggtaagaagcagaccacgcttgatcgattttttggaaaaggagaagcatcaaccagtgctaaagtgcaccattatgatgaccgcgatgatgatggtgataaggaggttgacgtcgaagctgcagcgttgacgcggcggcagcttcgaccgcgtgttaaggcctcggaggctagcggtgctagcgccggaaaacgtggtgcacgaccgagcacttctccgcacgaggacgttcaatcggacgacgacgaagagtatcctgagtccgatggatattcttcggaggagtgggtacagtctgaccacggagaaagtgattcggacagtatttcatccgcagaagatgtcgaag atcgtggatcgtgctcacagcgacgtcccactgcaaagacgacaaagagag ctgcagctcagagtgacgctcctcagagtgagcagaataaaggtccatcaaccagtggatccaagaaaaaac atccccaaaaatctggctggcatgaagcaggctggtag
- the drc5 gene encoding dynein regulatory complex subunit 5: MSRLTGGPTMLTVDSRRLRRIIAEIPNWSLGLVPFLSTLCLECIVRNFEETPIYEELSASQRDFVQERLSTSLPLPVTANLVEDGVYWRRCCEQRWDICDVSHYNHSWKQMFFERHLENIIENFIPETTALKVVTDEIPLCEAYVRRLDITQMLPPIKEAKIAMGDNVDWLSETDSDVAHMEHYDFRGLLNKLICLEEFHLTYWVKQCGMNFEWKMFEMADRDCETLAMSLQSCKNLKVVRLYQSHIDDEKCKLLAKHLAGHPSLRELNLSHNVIGDKGAKAVSTLLNSSNLEAVNMSDNIIRDVGANFLAEALFKNCTLLSLNLRINRVTDEGGQAIAKALLINSTLRHLHLGANLLTEPTAVTLAEVLAQNQTLKTINLSCNKLGVDGGKALEEAIAQNSSLTECDVRLTDIDEQSVSIINQLVNANKSASIITQVVCTMAPLSVDTTMSLMQEEPPQVEEVQPQDDEVQEEEDEVQSEPEQAQKEDAQASSEVTSSISTSSM, encoded by the exons ATGTCGAGGCTCACTGGAGGCCCAACCATGCTGACTGTGGACAGCAGAAGACTGAGGAGGATCATTGCTGAAATTCCAAACTGGTCCTTGGGCCTTGTGCCTTTTTTATCAACTCTCTGCCTTGAATGTATTGTGAGAAACTTTGAGG AAACCCCCATCTACGAGGAGCTTTCAGCCAGCCAGAGAGATTTTGTGCAGGAGAGACTGTCAACCTCCCTGCCCCTTCCTGTGACCGCCAATTTGGTTGAAGATGGCGTCTACTGGCGGCGGTGCTGTGAGCAACGGTGGGACATTTGTGACGTGTCTCACTACAACCACAGCTggaagcaaatgtttttcgAGAGGCACCTGGAAAATATTATTGAGAACTTCATCCCGGAGACAACCGCCCTCAAGGTAGTCACCGATGAGATCCCGCTGTGCGAGGCTTATGTGAGGAGGCTGGACATCACCCAGATGCTGCCGCCCATCAAGGAGGCCAAGATTGCAATGGGAGACAACGTGGACTGGCTGAGCGAAACCGACTCGGACGTGGCTCACATGGAACACTATGACTTCCGCGGTCTCCTGAACAAGCTGATCTGCCTGGAGGAGTTCCACTTGACCTACTGGGTCAAACAGTGCGGGATGAACTTTGAATGGAAGATGTTTGAGATGGCTGACAGAGACTGCGAAACTCTCGCCATGTCCCTTCAATCCTGCAAGAACTTGAAG GTTGTGCGGCTCTATCAAAGTCACATTGATGACGAAAAATGCAAGTTGCTGGCTAAACACCTAGCGGGACACCCCTCCCTGAGAGAGCTCAACCTTTCACACAACGTGATCGGCGATAAGGGGGCCAAGGCTGTCAGCACTCTGCTCAACAGCAGCAATCTGGAGGCCGTCAACATGAGCGACAACATTATTCGAGACGTGGGAGCCAACTTCCTTGCTGAAGCCTTGTTTAAAAACTGCACCCTTTTATCCCTCAACCTAAGGATCAACCGAGTGACCGACGAGGGGGGGCAAGCTATTGCGAAGGCCTTACTGATCAACAGCACCCTGCGTCATCTGCACCTGGGAGCCAACCTCCTGACTGAGCCCACTGCCGTAACGCTGGCAGAGGTGCTGGCTCAAAATCAAACGCTGAAGACCATCAACCTCTCCTGCAACAAATTGGGTGTG GATGGAGGCAAAGCTCTGGAGGAGGCCATAGCTCAAAACAGCAGCTTAACAGAATGCGACGTCCGTCTGACCGATATCGACGAGCAGAGCGTCTCCATCATCAACCAGCTGGTTAACGCCAATAAGAGTGCCTCCATAATCACCCAGGTGGTTTGCACCATGGCTCCGCTGTCAGTCGACACCACTATGAGCTTAATGCAAGAAGAACCCCCGCAAGTTGAAGAGGTGCAACCACAAGATGACGAGGTACAAGAAGAAGAGGACGAAGTGCAATCAGAACCTGAGCAAGCACAGAAAGAAGATGCGCAG GCATCATCTGAAGTAACCAGTTCCATTTCCACCAGCAGTATGTGA
- the tmem151ba gene encoding transmembrane protein 151B, giving the protein MSPASAAAASESSTCTVAPEEEPEPDSPRLELRPHKQSLRKSLCQETHWKCLLLSLLMYGCVGATAWCQVTTVTRLNFDGAYKVKSMMYHDSPCSNGYIYIPLAFLVMLYVVYLVECWHCHTRNELHYKVDVDDVADRVRRMKQATPCIWWKAISYHYVRRTRQVTRYRNGDAYTSTQVYHERVNTHVAEAEFDYGNCGVKDVSKRLQGLECFAMTKLRFTKCFSFANVESENSYLTQRARFFTENEGLDDYMEAREGMHLKNVDFKEYMIAFTDPLHLPWYASESTFWTAAALTLSWPLRVLIEFRTACVHYHVEKLFGFDYVPASPSEERPYCRHIPRVNTIDSTELEWHIRSNQQLVPSYSEAVLMDLAQLSGSCHNYSACHRYGSYRQNCQRCHRAISSSSIFSRSALSICNTASPRLPFSASRFSLGRLYGSRRSCLWRSSGSLNEPPSRPTESTRCLSGQQNGEESPPAYQDALYFPVLIVHNNEGCLNHNHRSLHRNGSCVETSL; this is encoded by the exons ATGTCCCCAGCATCGGCCGCGGCGGCCAGTGAAAGCAGCACCTGCACCGTTGCCCCCGAAGAGGAGCCGGAACCGGACAGTCCGAGGCTTGAG CTGCGGCCTCACAAACAGTCCCTGCGGAAGTCCCTGTGCCAGGAGACGCACTGGAAATGCCTGCTGCTCTCCCTGCTCATGTACGGCTGCGTGGGCGCCACCGCCTGGTGCCAGGTGACCACCGTCACGCGCCTCAACTTCGACGGCGCCTACAAGGTCAAATCCATGATGTACCACGACAGTCCCTGCTCCAACGGCTACATCTACATCCCCCTGGCCTTCCTGGTCATGCTCTACGTGGTCTACCTGGTGGAATGCTGGCACTGCCACACCAGGAACGAGCTGCATTACAAAGTGGACGTGGACGACGTGGCCGATCGGGTCCGGCGGATGAAGCAGGCCACGCCGTGCATCTGGTGGAAGGCGATTAGCTACCACTACGTGAGGAGGACGCGGCAGGTGACGCGCTACCGGAACGGCGACGCCTACACCAGCACTCAGGTCTACCACGAGAGGGTCAACACGCACGTGGCCGAAGCGGAGTTTGATTACGGGAACTGCGGGGTGAAGGACGTCTCGAAGCGCCTGCAGGGTTTGGAGTGCTTCGCGATGACCAAGCTGAGGTTCACAAAGTGCTTCAGCTTCGCCAACGTGGAGTCGGAGAACTCCTACTTGACGCAGCGGGCCCGGTTCTTCACGGAGAACGAGGGTCTGGATGACTACATGGAGGCCCGTGAGGGGATGCACCTGAAGAATGTAGACTTTAAGGAATACATGATTGCCTTCACTGATCCACTTCACCTTCCCTGGTACGCATCGGAGTCCACTTTCTGGACAGCGGCTGCGTTGACTCTGTCCTGGCCTTTACGGGTGCTGATCGAGTTCCGGACCGCCTGCGTCCACTACCACGTGGAGAAGCTTTTCGGCTTCGACTATGTGCCGGCGTCGCCTTCGGAGGAGCGCCCTTATTGCAG GCACATCCCGCGGGTCAACACCATCGACAGCACGGAGCTGGAGTGGCACATCCGCTCCAACCAGCAACTGGTGCCCAGCTACTCCGAGGCGGTTCTCATGGACCTGGCCCAGCTCTCGGGCAGCTGCCACAACTACTCCGCTTGTCACCGCTACGGCAGCTACCGGCAGAACTGCCAGCGCTGCCACCGCGCCATCAGCAGCTCCTCCATCTTCTCTCGCAGCGCCCTGAGCATCTGCAACACGGCGAGCCCGCGCCTGCCCTTCAGCGCCAGCCGCTTCTCGCTGGGCCGGCTGTACGGCTCCAGGCGGAGCTGCCTGTGGAGGAGCAGCGGGAGTCTGAACGAGCCCCCGAGTCGCCCCACGGAAAGCACGCGCTGCTTGTCGGGCCAGCAGAACGGCGAGGAGAGCCCTCCGGCTTACCAGGATGCGCTCTACTTCCCCGTACTCATCGTACACAACAACGAAGGCTGCCTCAATCACAACCATCGCTCCCTGCACAGAAACGGCTCTTGCGTGGAGACTTCGCTATGA